Proteins from a genomic interval of Euleptes europaea isolate rEulEur1 chromosome 16, rEulEur1.hap1, whole genome shotgun sequence:
- the SLC25A6 gene encoding ADP/ATP translocase 3 yields the protein MADQALSFAKDFLAGGVAAAISKTAVAPIERVKLLLQVQHASKQIAADKQYKGIIDCVVRIPKEQGALSFWRGNLANVIRYFPTQALNFAFKDKYKQVFLGGVDKHTQFWKYFAGNLASGGAAGATSLCFVYPLDFARTRLAADVGKAGADREFTGLGNCLVKIFRSDGLRGLYQGFNVSVQGIIIYRAAYFGVYDTAKGMLPDPRNTHIVISWMIAQTVTAVAGVVSYPFDTVRRRMMMQSGRKAADIMYSGTIDCWKKIARDEGGKAFFKGAWSNVLRGMGGAFVLVLYDEFKKVI from the exons ATGGCGGACCAGGCCCTCTCCTTCGCCAAGGACTTCCTGGCAGGCGGCGTGGCCGCGGCGATCAGCAAGACGGCGGTGGCGCCTATCGAGCGGGTCAAGCTGTTGCTCCAG GTACAACATGCAAGTAAACAGATTGCTGCTGATAAACAGTACAAAGGAATTATTGATTGTGTAGTTCGCATTCCAAAAGAGCAAGGAGCATTATCCTTTTGGCGTGGAAACTTAGCCAATGTCATCAGATACTTCCCCACTCAGGCACTCAACTTTGCCTTCAAGGATAAGTATAAGCAAGTGTTCTTGGGTGGAgtagacaaacacacacaattctgGAAGTATTTTGCTGGTAATTTGGCTTCTGGAGGTGCAGCTGGAGCTACATCTCTCTGTTTTGTCTACCCGTTGGATTTTGCAAGAACCCGTCTGGCTGCTGATGTTGGAAAGGCTGGTGCTGATAGAGAATTCACCGGTTTGGGCAACTGTCTAGTGAAAATTTTCAGGTCTGATGGCCTACGTGGCTTATATCAAGGGTTCAATGTCTCTGTCCAGGGTATAATCATCTACAGAGCTGCCTACTTTGGAGTTTATGACACCGCAAAAg GTATGCTTCCAGATCCTCGAAACACACATATTGTGATAAGCTGGATGATTGCACAGACTGTAACTGCAGTAGCTGGTGTGGTCTCCTATCCCTTTGACACAGTGCGCCGTCGTATGATGATGCAGTCTGGCCGTAAAGCAG CTGACATCATGTACTCTGGAACTATTGACTGTTGGAAGAAGATAGCAAGAGATGAAGGTGGAAAAGCTTTCTTCAAGGGCGCGTGGTCTAATGTTCTTCGAGGCATGGGTGGTGCTTTTGTTCTCGTGTTGTATGATGAATTCAAAAAAGTAATCTAA